One window of the Dermacentor andersoni chromosome 10, qqDerAnde1_hic_scaffold, whole genome shotgun sequence genome contains the following:
- the LOC126544074 gene encoding ryanodine receptor-like, translating to MALALNRYIGNSVLPMLIQYHRYFTNAGNYASLLDATFHTVYRLSKVKILTEGQCDKFSDFLVALTREKQPSMLLRLLRKLTVDVSVITEYTAVALTLLTLQYER from the exons ATGGCGCTGGCCCTGAACCGCTACATTGGCAACTCGGTGCTGCCCATGCTCATCCAGTACCACCGCTATTTCACCAACGCAGGGAACTATGCCAGTTTGCTGGATGCAACATTCCACACTGTGTACCGACTCTCCAAGGTCAAGATTCTCACCGAGGGCCAGTGTGATAAGTTCTCCGACTTCCTCGTCGCGCTTACCAG GGAAAAGCAGCCAAGCATGCTTCTGCGCCTTTTGCGGAAACTCACGGTGGATGTCTCAGTCATCACGGAGTACACTGCTGTCGCCCTCACG CTGCTGACTTTGCAGTACGAGCGATAG